One Candidatus Nitrososphaera evergladensis SR1 genomic window carries:
- a CDS encoding pyridoxamine 5'-phosphate oxidase family protein: protein MQLVKKFEIKSRDKIIDFLNSQPVGRVASIDKNGYPQVIPMNFVWSEGAVYMHSHPMGEKLENMLRDPKVGFEVDQHVCFLPSYYFHPTDASQADTLYISVVIKGRAVLVSDGNEKARALNALMEKYQKEGRYEPLAAEMPVVHEVAIIKIIPDEMRGKYKIGQHWSRPYRLKMAQNIIEREGLENAKPILAIMGIETKNGAPEAASELEM from the coding sequence ATGCAGCTGGTCAAAAAGTTCGAGATAAAGTCAAGGGACAAGATTATCGATTTCCTAAACAGCCAGCCGGTGGGAAGGGTGGCTTCCATAGACAAGAACGGCTACCCGCAGGTGATCCCGATGAACTTTGTGTGGTCGGAAGGCGCGGTGTACATGCACTCGCACCCGATGGGCGAAAAGCTGGAGAACATGCTGCGCGACCCCAAGGTCGGCTTTGAGGTAGACCAGCACGTGTGCTTTTTGCCGTCATACTACTTCCACCCGACTGACGCGTCGCAGGCTGACACGCTCTACATTTCAGTGGTGATAAAGGGCAGGGCGGTGCTTGTCAGCGACGGCAACGAAAAAGCAAGGGCGCTCAACGCACTGATGGAAAAATACCAGAAGGAAGGCAGGTACGAGCCTCTCGCCGCAGAGATGCCCGTCGTGCACGAGGTTGCCATAATCAAGATAATCCCCGACGAGATGCGCGGCAAGTACAAGATAGGACAGCACTGGTCCCGGCCCTACCGGCTAAAGATGGCGCAGAACATAATCGAGCGCGAAGGGCTCGAGAACGCAAAACCCATACTGGCGATAATGGGCATCGAGACTAAGAACGGCGCGCCAGAGGCAGCAAGCGAGCTGGAGATGTAG
- a CDS encoding winged helix-turn-helix domain-containing protein, with protein MKYRSRMDIAAAILEIAQGGAIKTRIMYKAFLSFPQLKEYLELLQDGGLLDYVAEEKEYYTTEKGRQFLKMYKDVGQMIFPGARKKKIPA; from the coding sequence GTGAAGTATCGTAGCAGGATGGACATAGCTGCCGCAATACTGGAAATAGCACAGGGCGGCGCAATAAAGACCAGGATAATGTACAAGGCCTTCCTGTCGTTCCCGCAGCTGAAGGAGTATCTTGAGCTTTTGCAGGACGGTGGGCTGCTTGACTATGTGGCCGAGGAAAAAGAGTACTACACAACGGAAAAGGGCAGACAGTTTCTAAAGATGTACAAAGACGTCGGGCAGATGATATTTCCCGGCGCCAGGAAGAAAAAGATCCCCGCCTAG